The Gemmatimonadaceae bacterium genome has a window encoding:
- a CDS encoding transposase codes for MRPSKFTEEQIVQALRQVRAGTPAVQICRKLGITQTTFYRWRKKHDSAAAGEWQEVRVLRDENQKLKQIVANLLLDKQGSTETRGKHS; via the coding sequence ATGCGACCAAGCAAATTCACTGAGGAGCAGATCGTGCAGGCGCTCCGGCAGGTCAGGGCCGGAACGCCCGCCGTGCAGATCTGCCGCAAGCTGGGCATCACGCAGACCACATTCTACCGCTGGCGCAAGAAGCACGACAGCGCCGCCGCGGGCGAATGGCAGGAGGTCCGCGTGCTCCGGGACGAGAATCAGAAACTGAAGCAGATCGTGGCCAATCTCCTGCTCGACAAACAGGGATCGACGGAGACTCGCGGCAAGCATTCATAG
- a CDS encoding lmo0937 family membrane protein: MLMTLAIILIVLWLLGMVTAYTMGGLIHILLVVAIIVILVRVIQGRKVL; the protein is encoded by the coding sequence ATGTTGATGACGTTGGCGATCATTCTGATCGTCCTCTGGTTGCTCGGAATGGTCACCGCATACACGATGGGCGGGCTGATCCACATCCTGCTCGTCGTCGCGATCATCGTGATCCTGGTGCGCGTCATCCAGGGTCGGAAGGTGCTGTAG
- a CDS encoding OmpA family protein, translating into MQQTRRTTTLHGAGRAGVLVAVGLSLSACAMLNKKGSGGLIGAGAGGGIGAVIGNNTGSTARGAIIGAVVGGLAGTIIGNQMDQQAKAIKQTVTGATVVRVGEGIQVTFASGLLFDLNSEQILPNAATNLHNLAVSLDQYPNTDVLIVGHTDASGTADYNQALSERRAQSASDFLVSQGVQASRIRTMGRGEMEPVASNDTDAGRASNRRVEVAIFANAATRAGAGK; encoded by the coding sequence ATGCAACAGACACGCAGGACAACCACGCTTCACGGTGCGGGACGCGCCGGCGTGCTCGTGGCGGTCGGACTCTCCCTGTCCGCCTGCGCCATGCTCAACAAGAAGGGAAGTGGCGGGCTCATCGGCGCCGGCGCCGGGGGCGGCATCGGCGCCGTGATCGGCAACAACACGGGGTCGACGGCGCGCGGAGCGATCATCGGGGCGGTCGTGGGCGGGCTCGCCGGCACCATCATCGGCAATCAGATGGACCAACAGGCCAAGGCCATCAAGCAGACGGTGACCGGCGCGACGGTGGTACGCGTGGGCGAGGGCATCCAGGTGACGTTCGCGTCGGGGCTGCTTTTCGACCTGAACTCCGAGCAGATCCTGCCCAACGCGGCCACGAATCTGCATAATCTCGCGGTGAGCCTCGACCAGTATCCGAATACCGACGTGCTCATCGTCGGGCATACCGACGCATCGGGCACGGCCGACTACAATCAGGCCTTGTCCGAGCGGCGCGCGCAGTCGGCATCGGACTTTCTGGTCTCGCAGGGGGTACAGGCGAGCCGCATCCGCACCATGGGCCGCGGCGAGATGGAGCCGGTGGCCTCCAACGACACCGACGCGGGGCGCGCCAGCAATCGGCGCGTGGAAGTGGCGATCTTCGCGAACGCGGCCACGCGAGCGGGGGCCGGCAAGTGA
- a CDS encoding M56 family metallopeptidase translates to MIAAWMLEATVAALLFALGAAAAQAVLSLYRGAPVRWAWAAAMAASLAFPMVWVGSGAGSATARGSVPPAGATLPAAGGALPFHLPPVSAGVGLALLIAWGVASVAFALVLSHSLWRLRAERRAWRTGVAGGTVVALSDTLGPAAVGVLRPRIVVPRWVLALDDDAQRAIVEHEREHQRARDPALLIAALAAVVVFPWNLGLWLGWRGLRRAIEFDCDERVLSAGLDRPQYARVLLGAWDRARTPWLPAPSLTRGSGLGARVEHLMRQTPRGRGMRTIVGIAMAAGLVLAACETPAPQRVAGPITPVPSKAEARAPGTGQPLVFVDGVKQASMADAPGDAATTGKGQLLRLFPAVDAIASVEVLKGPAAAAKYGADGLNGVILITTKKAAAAAAKTGAGR, encoded by the coding sequence ATGATCGCCGCCTGGATGCTCGAGGCGACCGTGGCCGCCTTGCTGTTCGCGCTCGGCGCGGCGGCGGCGCAGGCGGTGCTGTCGCTGTATCGCGGAGCGCCGGTGCGCTGGGCGTGGGCGGCGGCCATGGCGGCGTCGCTGGCGTTCCCGATGGTGTGGGTCGGGTCCGGCGCCGGTTCCGCCACGGCGCGCGGCTCCGTGCCTCCGGCCGGAGCAACGTTGCCGGCCGCAGGCGGCGCGCTCCCGTTCCACCTGCCGCCGGTGTCTGCGGGCGTCGGGCTGGCGTTGCTCATTGCGTGGGGCGTGGCGTCGGTCGCGTTCGCGCTCGTGCTCTCGCATTCCCTCTGGAGACTGCGCGCCGAACGCAGGGCCTGGCGCACGGGCGTGGCGGGGGGCACCGTGGTGGCGCTGTCCGACACGCTCGGTCCCGCGGCCGTCGGAGTGTTGCGGCCGCGGATCGTGGTGCCGCGCTGGGTGCTGGCGCTGGACGACGACGCGCAGCGCGCCATCGTGGAGCACGAGCGGGAACACCAGCGCGCGCGCGACCCGGCGCTATTGATCGCGGCGCTCGCCGCGGTGGTGGTCTTTCCGTGGAATCTGGGACTCTGGCTGGGCTGGCGCGGGTTGCGGCGCGCCATCGAATTCGATTGCGACGAGCGGGTGCTGTCGGCCGGCCTGGATCGCCCGCAGTACGCGCGGGTCTTGTTGGGGGCGTGGGATCGCGCTCGCACGCCGTGGCTCCCGGCGCCGTCGCTCACGCGCGGGTCGGGACTCGGAGCGCGAGTAGAACACTTGATGCGGCAGACGCCGCGGGGGCGTGGTATGCGAACGATCGTTGGAATCGCGATGGCAGCGGGCCTGGTGCTGGCGGCGTGTGAGACGCCGGCGCCGCAACGCGTGGCGGGCCCGATCACGCCGGTGCCGTCGAAGGCCGAGGCGCGCGCGCCCGGTACCGGTCAACCGCTCGTGTTCGTGGACGGAGTGAAGCAGGCGTCGATGGCCGATGCGCCGGGCGATGCCGCAACTACCGGCAAGGGACAATTGCTGCGGCTGTTCCCCGCCGTCGACGCGATCGCGAGCGTGGAAGTGCTCAAGGGGCCGGCGGCCGCCGCGAAGTACGGCGCCGACGGTCTCAACGGCGTCATCCTGATCACCACCAAGAAAGCCGCAGCCGCGGCGGCGAAGACCGGCGCGGGCCGGTAG
- a CDS encoding BlaI/MecI/CopY family transcriptional regulator, whose product MSVHLTRRELDVMSVLWQRGSATVAEARDGIADDLAYPTVLTMLRTLEAKGHVRHELEGKGFRYYPVLESDDAGSSAVHRLLDKVYHGSRELLIAGLLSDESIDEDELLRLRKLVNERIREAKK is encoded by the coding sequence TTGAGCGTACATCTCACGCGGCGCGAACTCGACGTGATGTCCGTGCTCTGGCAGCGCGGATCGGCCACGGTGGCCGAGGCACGGGACGGCATCGCCGACGACCTGGCCTACCCCACCGTGCTCACCATGCTGCGCACGCTCGAAGCCAAGGGCCACGTGCGCCACGAACTGGAGGGCAAGGGTTTCCGCTACTACCCCGTGCTCGAGAGCGATGACGCGGGATCGAGCGCCGTGCACCGGCTGCTCGACAAGGTCTATCACGGGTCGCGCGAGTTGCTCATTGCCGGGCTGCTGTCCGACGAATCGATCGACGAGGACGAACTGCTCCGCCTGCGCAAGCTCGTGAACGAGCGGATCAGGGAGGCGAAGAAATGA
- a CDS encoding NAD(P)H-binding protein yields MPGPPYKAVVVGATGAVGSALVRELLGSPRCTAVTVLVRRATTMFAKTPGWEKLRVEVIDFADLERRTADLAAGHDAAFCTMGIGQPRKVPPQEFWRVDVEYAGAFARGARAAGVHHLSLLSAFGAEERSHVRYSRVKGVAEATVLGAGLARTSIFRPSLLVTREIRYGLQDRLSQALVPLVSPLLPSRFHQIRVEDLGRAMRLNAEQGGPDGREVLYYRECMALLAA; encoded by the coding sequence ATGCCAGGCCCTCCATATAAGGCGGTCGTCGTCGGAGCCACCGGCGCCGTGGGATCGGCGTTGGTGCGCGAGCTGCTCGGATCGCCGCGATGCACCGCCGTCACGGTGCTGGTCCGGCGTGCCACGACAATGTTCGCCAAGACGCCAGGCTGGGAAAAGCTCCGCGTCGAGGTGATCGACTTCGCGGATCTCGAACGCCGCACGGCGGACCTGGCCGCCGGCCATGACGCCGCCTTCTGCACCATGGGCATCGGACAGCCCCGCAAGGTGCCGCCCCAGGAATTCTGGCGCGTGGACGTGGAATACGCGGGCGCGTTCGCGCGCGGCGCGCGCGCCGCCGGCGTTCACCATCTGTCGCTCCTGTCGGCCTTCGGCGCCGAAGAACGCTCCCACGTGCGCTACTCGCGCGTCAAAGGGGTGGCCGAGGCCACCGTGCTCGGCGCCGGTCTCGCGCGCACGAGCATCTTCCGCCCCAGCCTGCTCGTCACGCGCGAGATTCGCTATGGCCTGCAGGATCGCCTCTCGCAGGCGCTCGTGCCGCTCGTGTCGCCGCTCCTCCCCAGTCGGTTCCATCAGATTCGCGTGGAGGATCTGGGCCGGGCCATGCGCCTGAACGCCGAGCAGGGCGGTCCCGACGGCCGCGAGGTGCTGTATTATCGTGAGTGCATGGCGTTGCTGGCGGCCTAG
- a CDS encoding DCC1-like thiol-disulfide oxidoreductase family protein, with protein sequence MSSSVLLYDGQCGLCSGTVRFLLRHERRHSLRFATLDGAVSRRVIARHPELRGVDSVVWVDAPDTPAECVMVRSEAALRVARYLGGAWRMALACRLVPRPVRDRAYDFVARHRHRLLGASRECLVPPADMRDRFLDWPLP encoded by the coding sequence ATGTCGAGTAGCGTCCTGCTGTACGACGGCCAGTGCGGGCTCTGCAGCGGTACGGTGCGGTTCCTGCTGCGCCACGAACGCCGCCACTCGTTGCGGTTCGCCACGCTCGATGGCGCCGTCTCGCGCCGGGTGATCGCGCGCCATCCGGAACTCCGCGGCGTCGACTCCGTGGTGTGGGTGGACGCCCCGGACACTCCCGCCGAGTGCGTGATGGTGCGGTCCGAGGCCGCGTTGCGCGTGGCGCGCTACCTCGGTGGCGCATGGCGGATGGCCCTGGCCTGCCGGCTCGTTCCGCGGCCCGTGCGCGACCGGGCCTATGATTTCGTCGCACGCCATCGGCACCGGCTGCTCGGCGCTTCCCGCGAATGCTTGGTTCCGCCGGCCGATATGCGGGATCGCTTCCTCGACTGGCCCCTCCCGTGA
- a CDS encoding MliC family protein, with protein sequence MPGRRVLAIGAAGLALAACATVPPPPPGPTYTFRCADGYTVSVRFFSDGLRLRTPDTSVVMAHTISADGGRYRAGDLVFWEKGATAFIQRGDTIIHRDCERGKHGAQRAAGP encoded by the coding sequence ATGCCTGGTCGCCGCGTCCTCGCGATCGGGGCGGCCGGCCTCGCGCTCGCCGCCTGCGCGACGGTGCCGCCTCCGCCCCCTGGGCCCACGTACACCTTTCGCTGCGCCGACGGTTATACGGTAAGTGTTCGCTTCTTCTCCGACGGCTTGCGGCTCCGGACGCCCGATACGAGTGTGGTCATGGCGCACACGATCTCGGCCGACGGCGGGCGCTACCGCGCCGGCGATCTGGTATTCTGGGAGAAGGGTGCGACCGCATTCATCCAGCGCGGCGACACGATCATCCACCGGGACTGCGAACGGGGCAAGCATGGCGCACAGCGGGCCGCAGGGCCGTGA